A section of the Pleuronectes platessa chromosome 7, fPlePla1.1, whole genome shotgun sequence genome encodes:
- the dnajc24 gene encoding dnaJ homolog subfamily C member 24 isoform X2 translates to MCEAEKKDLYAVLGASPSDSVQQLRHRYQQLALQYHPDRLRGECSSEAESGVKKFLEVDAAWRILSDEATRRRYDLQRRAQLLKQDWPVDSTVHLEDMTWDQDESAYTYCCRCGGAFSVSEEEVEEETQKRQQDEDVEETGEGRHRGVVVCCDTCSLSLYVTWSLHRMTPTSKRQK, encoded by the exons ATGTGTGAAGCAGAAAAGAAGGACCTGTATGCTGTCCTGGGAGCCAGCCCCTCAGACTCAGTCCAGCAGCTCAGACACAGATACCAGCAGCTGGCCTTACAG taCCACCCAGACCGTCTTAGGGGTGAGTGTTCTTCAGAAGCTGAGTCTGGTGTTAAGAAGTTTCTGGAAGTTGATGCAGCCTGGAGGATCCTCAGCGACGAGGCCACCAGGAGACGTTATGACCTGCAGAGGAGAG CCCAGCTATTGAAACAGGATTGGCCTGTAGACTCTACAGTCCATCTGGAGGACATGACCTGGGACCAGG ATGAGAGTGCGTATACATACTGCTGTCGCTGTGGAGGAGCATTCAGCgtgtcagaggaggaggtggaggaggagacgcagAAGAGGCAGCAGGATGAGGACGTGGAGGAAACGGGAGAGGGACGGCACAGAGGAGTGGTTGTCTGCTGTGATACATGTTCCCTCAGTTTGTACGTCACATGGTCATTACATAGAATGACTCCAACGTCAAAGAGACAAAAATAA
- the dnajc24 gene encoding dnaJ homolog subfamily C member 24 isoform X1, with amino-acid sequence MGMCEAEKKDLYAVLGASPSDSVQQLRHRYQQLALQYHPDRLRGECSSEAESGVKKFLEVDAAWRILSDEATRRRYDLQRRAQLLKQDWPVDSTVHLEDMTWDQDESAYTYCCRCGGAFSVSEEEVEEETQKRQQDEDVEETGEGRHRGVVVCCDTCSLSLYVTWSLHRMTPTSKRQK; translated from the exons atgg GGATGTGTGAAGCAGAAAAGAAGGACCTGTATGCTGTCCTGGGAGCCAGCCCCTCAGACTCAGTCCAGCAGCTCAGACACAGATACCAGCAGCTGGCCTTACAG taCCACCCAGACCGTCTTAGGGGTGAGTGTTCTTCAGAAGCTGAGTCTGGTGTTAAGAAGTTTCTGGAAGTTGATGCAGCCTGGAGGATCCTCAGCGACGAGGCCACCAGGAGACGTTATGACCTGCAGAGGAGAG CCCAGCTATTGAAACAGGATTGGCCTGTAGACTCTACAGTCCATCTGGAGGACATGACCTGGGACCAGG ATGAGAGTGCGTATACATACTGCTGTCGCTGTGGAGGAGCATTCAGCgtgtcagaggaggaggtggaggaggagacgcagAAGAGGCAGCAGGATGAGGACGTGGAGGAAACGGGAGAGGGACGGCACAGAGGAGTGGTTGTCTGCTGTGATACATGTTCCCTCAGTTTGTACGTCACATGGTCATTACATAGAATGACTCCAACGTCAAAGAGACAAAAATAA